ACAAGATGTTGGGTACGGGTCATCACAAGTTGGTTGACAAAGTGTTCCACAAGTCTGGAATACTTCATCTTCTGGACATCTGGATGTTTCTGCAGTGCATTCAAGTCGACGGACacaatcattttttgtgttccTCACGTAGCCATCCTTACAAACACAAGCGTTCGGTTTACACTCCAAACTGCATacagtctgaaaataaatgttcctCTCGTGGTTTTAGTTTGGTTTgactttctgattttttcgtttcgaCTGTctgatgtttgaaaattttggattctacaaaaaaattattcaaaaactgttaTTGTCCGTTTCCAAGATAATCTTTTCTTCAAACTGTACCCAATATTGAGAATAGTGTGGTTTAACGGCCGCTTCTCATTCATCATTCTCAGttggtatatatatatagaaaaCGCTTCTGAATGACTTcataaagttttcaatataaaagcaaaatttttataatatctATAATAGTGTCTATCTGAAAAAAGGAACGGCAAAACAGTTTTATTCCTAACCTTTGACAGTAATAcctcaaatgaaaaaaagcaGAACCAAAACGTTCCTGCTATTTTAGAATTGAAAAGATAACTTACTGGATCAAATCCGCATTGTGGTTCACAATCATAACCACAAGCCActcgtttttggtttttcccaCATTCTGGTAAAAACGGGGCTCCTGGTGTGATCCATTGTGTGGCTGATCCCATGCTTAAGTAAAAGCTGAGAAATAAGAAAGTCTTCTGAAAAGTAATACTCGGATGAATAACACATGCTTTAACTATGTAATGCAGGCTTACCATTGTTATTTGCAGATTTTCCGTGTTGGACAATGAACAGACTGAAAAGTGAACGACGGAGAACTCTGAGCGAATATTTGGGCGGTCTCAAGTAGTTACCGGAAGAGTGAAAAAGACGTTCTTTAATATATAATTATAAATGGAAATCAGCCAGAAATGAAATGATAATGACAAGGTTTTCATTTGAAACGAGAGGGAAAAGATATTcaagaattggaaatttagaatGAGTTTCAGCCACATCTCATAACTTCACACATTCATTatgtttgtttgaaaagtcACAAAGTTATaatgaaaatgaacatttatttattaagACACCAATACTGGCTAAAGAAGAAACTAAATTCTATTTCCCTTTTGCCAaaggtatttttgaaaacactgAATTTGATTCTAAGAACAGAAGTACTGTAAAGAAATGATAAAAGGTATGGCTTAGAATAAAATTGCATTATCTGAATACTGAATATGTGATGTTAAGCTTTCAGTAcagaacaactttttttattgaaaaaaatgtaaaaataactttattgATAAAACCGTTTCCAAAACTGAGCTTATATACCAGTCAAACGGGAAAactttagtttaaaaaatacctaGAAACTAGACAGGTGAATTGCgttcaaaaatcatatatgATCTGCTAAATGTCAGCATAAAATGGATTCCTTGAAAAGTAATTTAGTAAAATCGTACCGGAATTCAGTGAAAAGTGATACAAGTTCGGAAGACAAAACGGGTCTCAATAATTTAGATGTGCAAAAAGCTTATTGACGTAAATTTTATGTATAATTATGGAAAGTACGTAATACTTTTTTGGTAACGCAGAATATCGAATAAATCTGctcatgaaattttctaacttCGAAGTAAGTGCATTcttaaaatcaaagttttgattcgatttttttggcagaaagGTATAACTCAAAAGTcccgaaacaaaaaatatacattttgttAACGGGCTTAAACAGACGCAGTTATTTAACTTCAtagttcaattcaaaaatgacggcggtctcgaaaaaaaatttgagcctCTCACTTTTTTGCATCATCGAAAATCTATTTCCTTTTGCGCATCGGTAGGTGTGAAATTTGAAGCGTCATTGAAAAGGTCAagttaaacgtttttttggcatttcaaATAGTATAGACCTAAACGTATatattatatttgaattcgtttcatttttgaagtaaTATTGTAGTGAACTATAATATTGAGACATTCAGTTACGCACTATGTTTTGTCATACTTATTTCTTAGTATATGCATTTGATACAAAATACAAACTCGGAGGTTCAAAATTGTAGACTCGAGCATTGTCAGATGtgtatttcaataattaacGTGTTTATAAATAATGAGCGAAATACTATGACGGCATGAAAACGTCATGTgtttaaatagaaaaactaaCAAAGGCGTCGAAagtcaaaagtttcaaaaatataaagtaaagggaaaaattaatttcctataacttttgccaaattttttctgggACAAATGATATTGTGCAGAAATTGGCAGAACCTTTCTGACGCGTACCTATTGGTATTTATGAATGtgattatttttatgtttacGAGGTAGAAAACAATTGCAAATGCTCACGTAAAATAGCGTAGtctttcattttccagaaTGTGCCTGGAAAAAACGCTGCTGTAAAAGAATcgtgatttttgaattaaaaagttttaagcGTCTACGACATTTTCTAACCTAGACATTACAAAAGAATGAttgatctttttttgaataatttcctTGCTTAAGtttcttatttgttttttgtgtgtatgtTCCTATATTAAGAAACCAAGTAGGGGATGAGCTCAGCTCTGCCACacggttaaattttttaacgcattttttaacgaattttttttccaaaaaaatatatgatgcCAACATTTAAACTGTCTGTTTTTGTCGCTTTTGGAATGTTTATGAAACAACAATTGCCAAtcctaaaaaaagttttgtgtgTAGCATCGAACCTATAAGACCAAATGAAATTCAATACTCTAGTGAGGTAATCTGTACCCAAAAACGAAAACTTTGTGTACTCCGATCGGACACAGTTTTCCATCGGAATGATATCACGATCACGGCATTGTTTgtgttttgttccaaaaaagaaatataaattcgtttccatttttccagttcATGGTAACCGAATGTTATTCTATTTGGcaatt
This is a stretch of genomic DNA from Caenorhabditis elegans chromosome V. It encodes these proteins:
- the spi-3 gene encoding TIL domain-containing protein (Confirmed by transcript evidence), with amino-acid sequence MKTFLFLSFYLSMGSATQWITPGAPFLPECGKNQKRVACGYDCEPQCGFDPTVCSLECKPNACVCKDGYVRNTKNDCVRRLECTAETSRCPEDEVFQTCGTLCQPTCDDPYPTSCEHDRCIRNVCRCLPGLVRNSGTCTSLDECDNSPARPLELFTL